One genomic segment of Micromonospora sp. WMMC415 includes these proteins:
- a CDS encoding MFS transporter, with amino-acid sequence MRTYSELFAVHEFRNLFVANCAGIAAHTSSALALGSLTYATTGSATLTALSMFGAPLAGVLGSLTLLSASDSLPPRRALALAALVGLAGTALQAVPGLPLVARFAVILLVAYVGSITNGARWALINDILPAGAYVLGRSTMNVSVGVMQIAGFGAGGLLLVWLSPYQVFLVATALRAVALAVTWIGVRERPARAGARTSTARTLRINRELWADPGRRSLYLNLWLPSGLVVGCEALFLPYAGERAGFLFAAGALGMLAGDVVVGRFLSAAARQRCVLPLRLLLPLPYLVFLLHPELPVAMLLALAASVGFAVALPLQEQLIAHSPAEAHGQVLGLQQNGMMTGQAVFAALAGAVADVLPTHQAVAVLAGLSLATTLLLTRGLRHTRLAPRVTTGRAAPVVRRRSAEMSPPADGRR; translated from the coding sequence GTGAGGACGTATTCGGAGCTGTTCGCCGTCCACGAGTTCCGCAACCTCTTCGTGGCCAACTGTGCCGGCATCGCGGCGCACACCAGTTCGGCGCTGGCACTCGGCTCGCTGACCTACGCCACCACCGGGTCGGCCACGCTCACCGCGCTGAGCATGTTCGGGGCGCCGCTGGCCGGCGTGCTCGGCAGCCTCACCCTGCTCTCCGCGTCGGACAGCCTGCCGCCTCGCCGGGCCCTGGCCCTCGCCGCGCTGGTCGGCCTCGCCGGGACGGCTCTGCAGGCCGTGCCGGGGCTGCCGTTGGTGGCCCGGTTCGCCGTCATCCTGCTCGTCGCGTACGTCGGGTCGATCACCAACGGCGCCCGGTGGGCGTTGATCAACGACATCCTGCCGGCCGGCGCGTACGTGCTGGGCCGCTCCACGATGAACGTCAGCGTGGGCGTCATGCAGATCGCCGGCTTCGGAGCGGGCGGCCTGCTGCTGGTCTGGTTGAGCCCGTACCAGGTGTTCCTGGTCGCCACCGCGCTGCGCGCCGTGGCGTTGGCGGTGACCTGGATCGGCGTGCGCGAACGGCCGGCCCGGGCCGGTGCCCGGACCTCGACGGCCCGGACGCTGCGGATCAACCGTGAGCTGTGGGCCGACCCGGGGCGGCGCTCGCTCTACCTCAATCTGTGGCTACCCAGCGGCCTGGTGGTCGGATGCGAGGCGTTGTTCCTGCCGTACGCCGGTGAGCGGGCCGGCTTTCTCTTCGCCGCCGGCGCGCTCGGCATGCTCGCCGGCGACGTGGTGGTGGGCCGGTTCTTGTCCGCTGCCGCGCGCCAGCGGTGCGTCCTTCCGCTGCGGCTCCTGCTTCCCCTGCCGTACCTGGTCTTCCTGCTGCACCCGGAGCTGCCGGTGGCGATGCTCCTCGCCCTGGCCGCCTCGGTCGGCTTCGCGGTCGCTCTGCCGTTGCAGGAGCAGCTCATCGCCCACTCCCCGGCGGAGGCCCACGGCCAGGTGCTCGGCCTGCAACAGAACGGGATGATGACCGGGCAGGCGGTCTTCGCGGCCCTGGCGGGGGCGGTCGCCGACGTCCTGCCGACGCACCAGGCGGTGGCGGTGCTCGCCGGGCTGTCGCTGGCCACGACGCTGCTTCTCACCCGGGGTCTGCGCCACACCCGGCTCGCGCCGCGGGTCACGACCGGCCGGGCCGCTCCCGTCGTGCGGCGTCGATCAGCGGAGATGTCGCCGCCGGCCGACGGGAGGCGTTGA
- a CDS encoding LLM class flavin-dependent oxidoreductase: MPRYAVGLPNVGPFADARQLVDMAVAAEERGWGGVFLWDHVLYRDDWPVTNSVVVASAIAARTSRIRLGVLVTALPRRRVQTVARETVTLDTLSGGRLVFGAGIGSMDSEYTAFGEDPDLRSRGRRLDDSLNQLTDLWSGQDVHLPSGERVRMLPTPVQQPRIPVWCAGRWPNRPGFRRSARWDGVVATFADAGRTVAVPVEDFADAVRFVASERGSLDGFDVGLEGWTSPDNAAEVIAPYAAAGLTWWIEAMGWWRGGVDAAWQRILQGPPA; the protein is encoded by the coding sequence ATGCCTCGCTACGCTGTCGGTCTGCCAAATGTCGGACCCTTCGCTGATGCCCGGCAACTCGTCGACATGGCCGTCGCAGCCGAGGAACGGGGGTGGGGCGGCGTCTTCCTCTGGGACCACGTGCTCTATCGGGACGACTGGCCCGTCACGAACTCGGTTGTCGTCGCCTCCGCGATCGCGGCCCGGACCTCGCGGATCAGGCTCGGCGTGCTGGTGACAGCTCTGCCCAGGCGTCGGGTGCAGACGGTGGCTCGGGAGACGGTCACCCTGGACACCCTCTCCGGTGGCCGGCTCGTCTTCGGGGCGGGCATCGGCTCGATGGACAGCGAGTACACCGCCTTCGGCGAGGATCCCGACCTGCGCAGTCGCGGCAGACGGCTGGACGACTCCCTGAACCAGCTCACGGACCTGTGGTCGGGCCAGGACGTCCACCTGCCGTCCGGCGAGCGCGTACGGATGCTGCCGACACCCGTGCAGCAGCCGCGGATACCGGTCTGGTGTGCCGGTCGCTGGCCCAACCGGCCGGGATTCCGCCGTTCCGCCCGCTGGGACGGGGTGGTGGCGACGTTCGCCGACGCGGGCAGGACCGTTGCCGTGCCGGTCGAGGACTTCGCCGACGCGGTACGGTTCGTCGCCTCCGAGCGAGGGTCGTTGGACGGGTTTGACGTCGGGCTCGAAGGGTGGACGTCGCCGGACAACGCCGCCGAGGTCATCGCGCCGTACGCCGCCGCCGGGTTGACGTGGTGGATCGAGGCCATGGGCTGGTGGCGGGGTGGGGTCGACGCCGCGTGGCAGCGCATCCTGCAGGGCCCTCCCGCGTGA
- a CDS encoding carbohydrate ABC transporter permease, whose protein sequence is MSAVTTPVTRSPEAGTAPAESAWSRWANAHRKWLFAAPAMAFVAVLIIFPVAWTGYLSLTDAEGSVRAESEFIGFQNYLDVLSDTDRFWPAVWRTALFTFVVLLVEVVLGMAIALLLWRPFRGERWVRVAILLPLVATPVAVGMMWRLIFDPNIGMANQVLSWVGIGPQPWLSGQNSALPTTMFIDIWQWTPMVVLILLAGLTSLSDEPQEAALIDGASIWQRFRHVTLPLLMPTVIVAILLRGIDALKTFDILYATKGRGGGSFHEVETLNVYAYGLSFDYNDYGVSSTVLIIFFLIIIGVMWALTYRKKGLER, encoded by the coding sequence ATGTCAGCCGTCACCACACCAGTCACCAGATCGCCCGAGGCCGGTACGGCCCCGGCTGAGTCGGCCTGGTCGCGCTGGGCCAACGCGCACCGCAAGTGGCTCTTCGCGGCACCCGCCATGGCGTTCGTCGCCGTGCTCATCATCTTTCCGGTGGCCTGGACCGGGTACCTCAGCCTGACCGACGCCGAGGGTTCGGTACGCGCCGAGAGCGAGTTCATCGGTTTCCAGAACTACCTGGACGTGCTCTCCGACACCGACCGGTTCTGGCCGGCGGTGTGGCGCACGGCCCTCTTCACCTTCGTCGTGCTCCTCGTCGAGGTCGTGCTCGGCATGGCGATCGCCCTGCTGCTGTGGCGACCCTTCCGCGGCGAGAGGTGGGTCCGGGTCGCCATCCTGCTGCCGCTGGTGGCCACTCCGGTCGCGGTCGGCATGATGTGGCGGCTGATCTTCGATCCCAACATCGGCATGGCGAACCAGGTGCTCAGCTGGGTCGGCATCGGCCCGCAGCCCTGGCTGTCCGGCCAGAACTCGGCCCTGCCGACGACGATGTTCATCGACATCTGGCAGTGGACGCCGATGGTGGTGCTGATCCTGCTCGCCGGGCTGACCTCGCTCTCCGACGAGCCCCAGGAGGCGGCGCTGATCGACGGCGCCAGCATCTGGCAGCGGTTCCGGCACGTCACCCTGCCGCTGCTGATGCCCACCGTGATCGTCGCGATCCTGCTGCGCGGCATCGACGCCCTGAAGACGTTCGACATCCTGTACGCCACCAAGGGGCGCGGCGGCGGGTCCTTCCACGAGGTGGAGACCCTCAACGTCTACGCCTACGGCCTCAGCTTCGACTACAACGACTACGGCGTCTCGTCGACGGTCCTCATCATCTTCTTCCTGATCATCATCGGGGTGATGTGGGCCCTGACCTACCGCAAGAAGGGGCTGGAGCGATGA
- a CDS encoding FadR/GntR family transcriptional regulator → MERYSSEGAVAQNAPAEAGLHARVLDHLGTAICGGELPPGAILNIDELVERYAVSRSVVREVLRVLASMGFIETRRRVGVMIRTPDAWNVFDPQVIRWRLASAGRIAQIRSITELRTAVEPHAAWLAAARIGYDEASELVGLAAKMWAAGKAGDEERFLHLDIEFHRRVLAASGNEMFVKLQDLVAEVLSGRHHYHLMPHHPHEQALQLHADVAQAIQRRDGDRARGAMVQIMEQAFDEMTAIWEQAANPAQ, encoded by the coding sequence GTGGAACGGTACTCCTCCGAGGGCGCAGTCGCCCAGAACGCGCCTGCCGAGGCCGGGCTGCACGCACGCGTCCTCGACCACCTCGGCACGGCCATCTGCGGAGGTGAGCTGCCGCCCGGCGCGATCCTGAACATCGACGAGCTGGTCGAGCGGTACGCGGTGTCCCGTTCGGTGGTCCGCGAGGTGCTGCGGGTGCTCGCCTCGATGGGGTTCATCGAGACCCGACGCCGCGTCGGCGTCATGATCCGCACGCCGGACGCCTGGAACGTCTTCGACCCGCAGGTGATCCGCTGGCGGCTCGCCTCGGCCGGCCGCATCGCCCAGATCCGCTCGATCACCGAGCTGCGGACGGCGGTCGAGCCGCACGCCGCCTGGCTGGCCGCCGCCCGGATCGGTTACGACGAGGCGAGCGAGCTCGTCGGCCTCGCCGCGAAGATGTGGGCCGCCGGCAAGGCCGGCGACGAGGAGCGGTTCCTCCACCTCGACATCGAGTTCCACCGCCGGGTGCTGGCCGCCTCCGGGAACGAGATGTTCGTCAAGCTCCAGGACCTGGTGGCCGAGGTGCTCAGCGGTCGGCACCACTACCACCTGATGCCGCACCATCCGCACGAGCAGGCGCTCCAACTGCACGCCGACGTCGCCCAGGCGATCCAGCGTCGCGACGGCGACCGGGCCCGCGGCGCCATGGTCCAGATCATGGAGCAGGCCTTCGACGAGATGACGGCGATCTGGGAGCAGGCGGCCAACCCCGCCCAGTGA
- a CDS encoding carbohydrate ABC transporter permease, giving the protein MKPSRPFKVFRAVALVLVVFSLIAPLLWMVAASFKTNVDIYDTGKALVFTPTLDNYDTVLQQANYVQFIGNSLWVALAATVFSLILGVPAAYSMSRFNMKKSALVVLMARVIPGVSLLVPWYYVFSNLQMVGGYTVLILSHMFVSLPLIVYIMMGYFDGLPGELEEAALVDGLTHIGAFRRITLPLSVPGVATAGILSFIFSWNNFMFALVLSGADTKTLPVAIFDFVGYASIDWGGLMAAATVVTVPIMLIALFVQKYIVSGLTAGATKG; this is encoded by the coding sequence ATGAAGCCGAGCAGGCCGTTCAAGGTCTTCCGGGCGGTGGCCCTCGTCCTGGTGGTGTTCTCGCTGATCGCGCCGCTGCTCTGGATGGTCGCCGCGTCGTTCAAGACCAACGTCGACATCTACGACACGGGCAAGGCGCTGGTCTTCACGCCCACCCTGGACAACTACGACACCGTTCTCCAGCAGGCGAACTACGTCCAGTTCATCGGCAACAGCCTCTGGGTGGCGCTCGCGGCCACGGTGTTCTCGTTGATCCTCGGCGTGCCCGCCGCCTACTCGATGAGCCGCTTCAACATGAAGAAGTCCGCGCTCGTCGTGCTGATGGCCCGGGTGATCCCCGGTGTCTCGCTGCTGGTGCCCTGGTACTACGTCTTCTCGAACCTGCAGATGGTCGGCGGCTACACCGTGCTGATCCTCAGCCACATGTTCGTGTCGCTGCCGCTGATCGTCTACATCATGATGGGTTACTTCGACGGTTTGCCCGGCGAACTCGAAGAGGCGGCGCTCGTCGACGGCCTGACCCACATCGGTGCGTTCCGGCGGATCACCCTGCCGCTCTCGGTGCCCGGTGTCGCCACGGCCGGCATCCTGTCGTTCATCTTCTCCTGGAACAACTTCATGTTCGCCCTGGTGCTCTCCGGCGCCGACACCAAGACGCTGCCCGTGGCGATCTTCGACTTCGTCGGCTACGCCAGCATCGACTGGGGCGGCCTGATGGCGGCGGCCACGGTGGTGACCGTCCCGATCATGCTGATCGCCCTGTTCGTGCAGAAGTACATCGTCTCCGGCCTCACCGCCGGCGCCACGAAGGGCTGA
- the dgoD gene encoding galactonate dehydratase, with protein MTTIARVETFLVAPRWLFVRVETTDGTVGWGEATCEGRSETVRTAVEQLSELLIGRDALRIEDHWQVMTKGSFYRGGPILASAVAGLDQALWDIAGKHFGAPVHQLLGGPVRDRIRVYGWVGGDEPAEVRDQISAAVESGLTAVKMNASGRMSPVASVRELDGVVERVAAAREVLGDERDVAVDFHGRFTLATARRVAPLLEEFRPFFLEEPVVPENSHLIGEFVRSTTTPVSTGERLYNRQEFLPVLQAGIAVAQPDLSHAGGITEVRKIAALAETYDVQLAPHCPLGPIALAACLQVGFATPNYLIQEQSIGIHYNLGAEVLDYCLDKTPLTFVDGYVERLTAPGLGIEIDEHAVRTADKRGHAWRSPTWRHRDGSYAEW; from the coding sequence ATGACCACGATCGCGCGGGTGGAGACCTTCCTCGTCGCACCACGCTGGCTGTTCGTCCGGGTGGAGACCACCGACGGGACCGTCGGCTGGGGCGAGGCGACCTGCGAGGGTCGCTCGGAGACGGTCCGTACCGCCGTCGAGCAGCTCAGCGAACTGCTGATCGGCCGGGACGCGCTGCGCATCGAGGACCACTGGCAGGTGATGACGAAGGGCTCGTTCTACCGGGGCGGGCCGATCCTGGCCAGCGCCGTCGCCGGGCTCGACCAGGCGCTGTGGGACATCGCCGGCAAGCACTTCGGCGCGCCGGTGCACCAGTTGCTCGGCGGACCGGTCCGGGACCGGATCCGGGTGTACGGCTGGGTCGGCGGTGACGAGCCGGCCGAGGTACGCGACCAGATCAGCGCCGCCGTCGAGTCGGGCCTGACCGCGGTGAAGATGAACGCCTCCGGTCGGATGAGCCCGGTCGCCTCGGTCCGCGAACTCGACGGCGTGGTCGAGCGGGTGGCCGCCGCCCGCGAGGTGCTCGGCGACGAGCGGGACGTCGCGGTCGACTTCCACGGGCGGTTCACCCTCGCCACCGCCCGCCGGGTCGCCCCGCTGCTGGAGGAGTTCCGGCCCTTCTTCCTGGAGGAGCCGGTGGTGCCGGAGAACTCGCACCTGATCGGCGAGTTCGTGCGCTCCACCACCACCCCGGTGTCGACGGGGGAGCGGCTCTACAACCGGCAGGAGTTCCTGCCCGTCCTCCAGGCCGGTATCGCGGTCGCCCAGCCGGACCTCTCGCACGCCGGCGGCATCACCGAGGTCCGCAAGATCGCCGCGCTGGCCGAGACGTACGACGTGCAGCTCGCCCCGCACTGCCCGCTCGGGCCGATCGCCCTCGCGGCCTGCCTCCAGGTCGGCTTCGCCACGCCGAACTACCTGATCCAGGAACAGAGCATCGGCATCCACTACAACCTCGGCGCCGAGGTGCTCGACTACTGCCTCGACAAGACCCCGCTGACCTTCGTCGACGGGTACGTCGAGCGGCTCACCGCACCCGGCCTCGGCATCGAGATCGACGAACACGCGGTGCGGACGGCGGACAAGCGCGGCCACGCCTGGCGCAGCCCCACCTGGCGGCACCGCGACGGCTCCTACGCGGAATGGTGA
- a CDS encoding glycoside hydrolase family 18 protein: MRQFRHRRLTALVALATVLVTAAPPTAASAGDSGSRRSGYHRVGYFTQWGIYGRAFPVKKLDTSGAASRLTHVNYAFGNVSEDGRCFVDGGPGEGDPWADYQRPVPAEESVDGVADAWGEPLNGNFGQLAKLKARHPDLKVMISLGGWSWSTYFSNAARTDASRKAFVASCIDLYLKGNLPVLDGGSGGPGAAAGVFDGIDLDWEWPNWPGEPGNVIRPEDRENFTALLAEFRRQLDAYGRQTRRHYQLTAFLPANPATMDAGYEGRRIFRYLDFATVQGYDFHGTWEPTTNQQSALRVPAGAPDSPDFSVEVAIDGWIARGAPRHKLVLGIPYYGQGWTGVTGGGDGLFQPAAGPAPGTFGPGSEDYRQLKALPGRGFAVHRDLRAGHAWLFDGTTFWTYDDPAVVLQKTLYIRRAGLGGAMVWSLDGDDETATLTRTISLGLTVR, encoded by the coding sequence ATGCGACAATTCCGTCACCGCCGCCTCACCGCCCTCGTCGCCCTGGCGACCGTGCTGGTCACCGCCGCCCCGCCGACCGCCGCGAGCGCGGGCGACAGCGGGAGCCGCCGATCCGGCTACCACCGGGTCGGCTACTTCACCCAGTGGGGCATCTACGGCCGGGCGTTCCCGGTCAAGAAGCTGGACACCTCCGGGGCGGCGAGCCGCCTCACCCATGTCAACTACGCCTTCGGCAACGTGAGCGAGGACGGGCGCTGCTTCGTGGACGGTGGGCCGGGCGAGGGTGATCCCTGGGCCGACTACCAGCGTCCGGTACCGGCGGAGGAGAGCGTCGACGGCGTCGCCGACGCCTGGGGCGAACCGCTCAACGGCAACTTCGGTCAACTGGCCAAGCTCAAGGCCCGGCACCCCGACCTGAAGGTGATGATCTCGCTGGGCGGCTGGTCCTGGTCGACGTACTTCTCGAACGCCGCCCGCACCGACGCCTCCCGCAAGGCCTTCGTCGCCTCCTGCATCGACCTCTACCTCAAGGGCAACCTGCCGGTCCTCGACGGCGGCAGCGGTGGACCGGGTGCCGCCGCCGGCGTCTTCGACGGCATCGACCTGGACTGGGAGTGGCCGAACTGGCCGGGCGAGCCGGGCAACGTGATCCGGCCGGAGGACCGGGAGAACTTCACCGCGCTGCTCGCCGAGTTCCGCCGGCAACTCGACGCGTACGGCCGGCAGACCCGCCGGCACTACCAGCTGACCGCGTTCCTGCCGGCCAATCCGGCCACCATGGACGCCGGGTACGAGGGCCGCAGGATCTTCCGGTACCTGGACTTCGCCACGGTGCAGGGGTACGACTTCCACGGCACCTGGGAGCCGACCACCAACCAGCAGTCGGCGCTGCGGGTGCCGGCGGGAGCGCCGGACAGCCCGGACTTCTCCGTCGAGGTCGCGATCGACGGCTGGATCGCGCGGGGCGCGCCGCGCCACAAGCTCGTCCTCGGCATCCCGTACTACGGTCAGGGCTGGACCGGCGTGACCGGGGGTGGAGACGGCCTCTTCCAGCCGGCGGCCGGGCCGGCGCCGGGCACCTTCGGCCCCGGGTCCGAGGACTACCGGCAGCTCAAGGCCTTGCCGGGCAGGGGCTTCGCCGTCCACCGCGATCTTCGGGCCGGGCACGCCTGGCTCTTCGACGGCACGACCTTCTGGACGTACGACGACCCGGCGGTCGTGCTGCAGAAGACGCTCTACATCCGGCGGGCCGGACTCGGCGGAGCGATGGTCTGGTCGTTGGACGGCGACGACGAGACCGCCACGTTGACCAGGACGATCAGCCTGGGGCTCACGGTGCGGTAG
- a CDS encoding sugar ABC transporter substrate-binding protein — translation MRRRAMIGTSLAVVAAMGLSACGGGDDGGSGSNTLRVTLVNHVWTENIKKALPEFEKQSGLKVEVTQLGEDQLSDQYNVKLNAGSRDLDVMMYRPLQEGKLFAKNKYLADLGEKAKSDSAFELGDFQAGPVQTTTYEDKLVGVPIITEQEVLYYRKDLLEKSGFTAPPKTLDELKAQAAKVEADNPGVAGFVARTGKSAAVTQFSSFLYSFGGDFVDASGKASVNSEQAKQAYAYYGGMLRDHGPENISTDMSWSEAMAIFTQGKAAFYTEANSLYKNATDPAKSKVSETVGFATFPAGPAGSKPYNVPSWALGVNDASENKDNAWKFIQWAAGKEQSLAQQKAGVPGARASVWANPEGTATYPKDLAEATKVSTTNGIGHDRPLVVKVAQAREIVGQPIVDAITGKDAAASADVANEAFQKFLDDESK, via the coding sequence GTGCGACGTCGAGCAATGATCGGCACTTCTCTGGCCGTGGTCGCCGCCATGGGCCTGTCCGCCTGTGGCGGCGGTGACGACGGCGGCAGCGGGTCGAACACGCTCCGGGTGACGCTGGTCAACCACGTCTGGACGGAGAACATCAAGAAGGCCCTGCCGGAGTTCGAGAAGCAGAGCGGGCTCAAGGTCGAGGTCACCCAGCTCGGTGAGGACCAGCTGTCGGACCAGTACAACGTCAAGCTGAACGCCGGGTCCCGCGACCTCGACGTGATGATGTACCGGCCGCTGCAGGAGGGGAAGCTGTTCGCCAAGAACAAGTACCTCGCCGACCTGGGCGAGAAGGCCAAGTCGGACAGCGCGTTCGAGCTGGGCGACTTCCAGGCCGGACCGGTGCAGACGACCACGTACGAGGACAAGTTGGTCGGCGTACCGATCATCACCGAGCAGGAGGTCCTCTACTACCGCAAGGACCTGCTGGAGAAGTCCGGCTTCACCGCCCCGCCGAAGACGCTCGACGAGCTCAAGGCGCAGGCGGCGAAGGTCGAGGCGGACAACCCGGGTGTCGCCGGGTTCGTGGCCCGTACCGGCAAGTCGGCCGCGGTCACCCAGTTCTCCAGCTTCCTGTACAGCTTCGGCGGTGACTTCGTCGACGCCAGCGGCAAGGCCTCGGTGAACAGCGAGCAGGCCAAGCAGGCGTACGCCTACTACGGCGGCATGCTGCGCGACCACGGCCCGGAGAACATCAGCACCGACATGAGCTGGTCCGAGGCGATGGCGATCTTCACCCAGGGCAAGGCGGCCTTCTACACCGAGGCCAACTCGCTCTACAAGAACGCCACCGACCCGGCCAAGTCGAAGGTCTCCGAGACCGTCGGGTTCGCCACCTTCCCGGCCGGCCCGGCCGGCTCGAAGCCGTACAACGTCCCGTCCTGGGCGCTCGGGGTCAACGACGCGTCCGAGAACAAGGACAACGCCTGGAAGTTCATCCAGTGGGCGGCCGGCAAGGAGCAGTCGCTGGCGCAGCAGAAGGCCGGCGTCCCCGGCGCCCGCGCCTCCGTCTGGGCCAACCCGGAGGGCACCGCGACCTACCCGAAGGACCTGGCCGAGGCCACCAAGGTCAGCACCACCAACGGCATCGGTCACGACCGCCCGCTGGTCGTGAAGGTCGCCCAGGCCCGGGAGATCGTCGGTCAGCCGATCGTCGACGCGATCACCGGTAAGGACGCGGCCGCCTCGGCGGACGTGGCGAACGAGGCGTTCCAGAAGTTCCTCGACGACGAGTCGAAGTAG
- a CDS encoding helix-turn-helix transcriptional regulator, with translation MSVWQIPVDLLARSRFTISPMTDTVAALRALHSPRRPWQHAWRRPHLAAYQRMLARRPVVRALVAASFGPRWTADFLTLVPATAAPTFAEELTAVAERPDEQIRADLRATWPGPLAGPLRTDELTEQAVYLLDWVWTHLVRPEWPERERRLRADIVARTARLSAQGWAGVFADLNPQVRWLGEGRLQVNAYPAPPLPLDRAEQLVFVPAHCVRGWVLWNQPTRFGMAYSASGILADTAPPAPEGLDRLIGPSRAAILARLATPLSTSHLAAVTGLSLGAVGDHLRVLLDAGTVTKRRSGREVLYWQTPLGAALVTREPSQVVASRAPARVTRKPKAAAVKNMTMP, from the coding sequence ATGTCCGTCTGGCAGATTCCGGTGGACCTGCTCGCGCGCAGCCGGTTCACGATTTCGCCGATGACCGACACCGTCGCCGCACTGCGGGCCCTGCACAGCCCGCGCCGCCCGTGGCAGCACGCCTGGCGGCGCCCGCACCTCGCGGCGTACCAACGGATGCTGGCCCGGCGGCCGGTGGTCCGGGCCCTGGTGGCGGCGTCGTTCGGACCTCGGTGGACCGCCGACTTCCTCACCCTGGTTCCCGCGACGGCCGCCCCGACGTTCGCCGAAGAGTTGACAGCCGTCGCCGAGCGCCCCGACGAGCAGATCCGCGCCGACCTGCGGGCGACCTGGCCGGGGCCGCTCGCCGGCCCGTTGCGCACCGACGAACTGACCGAGCAGGCGGTGTACCTGCTCGACTGGGTCTGGACGCACCTGGTGCGACCGGAGTGGCCGGAGCGGGAACGGCGGCTCAGGGCCGACATCGTGGCCCGCACCGCGCGGCTCAGCGCCCAGGGTTGGGCGGGTGTCTTCGCCGACCTCAATCCGCAGGTGCGGTGGCTGGGCGAGGGCCGGCTCCAGGTCAACGCCTATCCGGCGCCGCCGCTGCCGCTCGACCGGGCCGAGCAGTTGGTGTTCGTCCCGGCGCACTGCGTCCGCGGCTGGGTGCTGTGGAACCAGCCGACCCGGTTCGGCATGGCCTATTCGGCGAGCGGCATCCTCGCCGACACCGCTCCGCCGGCCCCGGAGGGCCTGGACCGGCTGATCGGCCCGAGTCGGGCCGCCATCCTCGCCCGGTTGGCCACTCCGCTGAGCACGTCCCACCTCGCCGCGGTCACCGGGCTGTCCCTCGGCGCCGTCGGCGACCACCTCCGGGTACTCCTCGACGCCGGTACGGTCACCAAGCGACGGTCGGGGCGCGAGGTGCTGTACTGGCAGACGCCGCTCGGCGCCGCCCTGGTCACCCGGGAACCGTCTCAGGTCGTGGCGAGCCGGGCGCCCGCGCGGGTCACCAGGAAGCCGAAGGCCGCCGCCGTGAAGAACATGACGATGCCGTAG
- a CDS encoding bile acid:sodium symporter family protein — protein MDSALTLVGLPVALGIIMLGLGLGLTTEDFRRVARHPRAAVIALVCQVLVLPALCFGLVLAFDLPPELAVGMMLLAASPGGTTANLYSHLFGGHVALNITLTAVNSVLAVVTLPIVVNLSAAYFLTDGRSIGLQFDKVLQVFAIVLVPVAIGMLIRARVPRIAGRLDRPVRALSVVVLVAVILGAVLGERDNIADYFVSVGLAVLAFNLLSLAIGYGVPRLAGVDHSAATAAGFEIGIHNSTLAITVALSPALLDNTRMAVPAAVYGIVMFFTAAAFGFLVTRAGARLATT, from the coding sequence ATGGACTCAGCCCTGACCCTGGTCGGACTCCCGGTCGCTCTCGGCATCATCATGCTCGGCCTCGGTCTCGGACTGACCACCGAGGACTTCCGCCGGGTCGCCCGGCACCCCCGGGCCGCCGTCATCGCCCTGGTGTGCCAGGTGCTGGTGCTGCCGGCGCTCTGCTTCGGCCTCGTTCTCGCGTTCGACCTGCCGCCGGAACTGGCCGTCGGGATGATGCTGCTGGCCGCGTCCCCCGGCGGCACCACCGCCAACCTCTACAGCCACCTGTTCGGCGGCCACGTGGCCCTGAACATCACCCTGACCGCCGTCAACTCGGTGCTCGCCGTGGTCACCCTGCCGATCGTGGTCAACCTGTCGGCGGCGTACTTTCTGACCGACGGCCGGAGCATCGGCCTCCAGTTCGACAAGGTGCTGCAGGTGTTCGCCATCGTGCTCGTCCCGGTCGCGATCGGCATGCTGATCCGGGCCCGGGTGCCCCGCATCGCCGGACGCCTGGACCGCCCGGTGCGGGCCCTGTCCGTCGTCGTGCTCGTCGCGGTGATCCTCGGTGCCGTGCTGGGCGAACGTGACAACATCGCCGACTACTTCGTCTCCGTCGGCCTGGCCGTGCTCGCGTTCAACCTGCTGAGCCTCGCGATCGGATACGGGGTGCCGCGACTGGCCGGGGTCGACCACAGCGCGGCGACGGCGGCCGGATTCGAGATCGGCATCCACAACAGCACGCTGGCCATCACGGTCGCGCTCAGCCCGGCGCTGCTCGACAACACCCGGATGGCGGTCCCGGCGGCCGTCTACGGCATCGTCATGTTCTTCACGGCGGCGGCCTTCGGCTTCCTGGTGACCCGCGCGGGCGCCCGGCTCGCCACGACCTGA